From Oncorhynchus mykiss isolate Arlee chromosome 25, USDA_OmykA_1.1, whole genome shotgun sequence, a single genomic window includes:
- the LOC110505815 gene encoding gamma-aminobutyric acid receptor subunit rho-2-like, whose translation MLARGTMPYLTKPLFLLFCLVVTGECRRLGHRVRRWTETVETAKHGPETTKHGPSLTKKPPDVTKNRKLKTEQLLKVDDHDFTMRPAFGGPAIPVGVDVQVESLDSISEVDMDFTMTLYLRHYWKDERLSFTSSTNKSMTFDGRLVKKIWVPDVFFVHSKRSFIHDTTTVNIMLRVFPDGHVLYSLRVTVTAACNMDFSRFPLDTQSCSLELESYAYTDEDLMLYWKSGDESLSTDDRISLSQFLIQKFHTTSRLAFYSSTGWYNRLYINFTLRRHIFFFLLQTYFPATLMVMLSWVSFWIDRRAVPARVSLGITTVLTMSTIITGVNASMPRVSYIKAVDIYLWVSFVFVFLSVLEYAAVNYLSTAQDRRERKMRDEMRERARSQSLPCTCGMSQTRTMLLDGTYSEADTNSLAGYTSGTMGPEEDMDMPRDMMTEKQPPGEHTVVHLSASSESTTTKKKGIRALNIIQNTHTIDKYSRMLFPGSYILFNIIYWCSYCLGA comes from the exons ATGCTTGCCCGTGGCACGATGCCTTATCTGACTAAACCGCTGTTTTTACTCTTCTGTTTGGTCGTCACCGGGGAATGCCGTAGGCTTGGACACCGAGTACGGAGATGGACGGAAACCGTGGAGACGGCAAAGCATGGACCAGAGACCACAAAGCATGGCCC TTCCTTGACAAAGAAACCTCCAGATGTGACCAAGAATCGCAAGCTGAAGACAGAGCAGCTTCTGAAAGTAGATGATcatgatttcaccatgaggccggcatttggag GCCCTGCTATCCCAGTCGGAGTGGACGTACAGGTGGAGAGCCTGGATAGCATCTCAGAAGTCGACATG GACTTCACCATGACCCTGTACCTGAGACACTATTGGAAGGACGAGCGTCTGTCCTTCACCAGCTCCACCAATAAGAGCATGACATTTGACGGGCGTCTGGTCAAGAAGATCTGGGTGCCCGATGTGTTCTTCGTCCACTCCAAGAGATCCTTCATCCATGACACCACCACAGTCAACATCATGCTCAGGGTCTTTCCCGACGGACACGTTCTGTACAGCCTGAG GGTGACAGTGACAGCAGCCTGTAACATGGACTTCAGCCGCTTCCCTTTGGACACCCAGTCCTGCTCCCTGGAGCTAGAGAGCT ATGCATATACGGATGAGGACCTGATGCTGTACTGGAAGAGTGGGGATGAGTCCTTGAGTACGGATGACCGTATCTCCTTGTCTCAGTTCCTCATCCAGAAGTTCCACACCACATCTCGGCTGGCCTTCTACAGCAGTACTG GCTGGTACAACCGTCTGTACATCAACTTCACCCTGCGGAGACACATCTTCTTCTTCCTGCTTCAGACCTACTTCCCGGCTACCCTCATGGTTATGCTGTCTTGGGTGTCCTTCTGGATCGACCGCAGGGCCGTCCCAGCTCGTGTCTCCCTGG GTATCACTACAGTGCTCACCATGTCCACCATCATCACTGGAGTCAACGCCTCCATGCCCAGAGTATCCTACATCAAAGCAGTGGACATCTACCTGTGGGTCAGCTTCGTGtttgtcttcctgtctgtcctgGAGTACGCTGCTGTCAACTACTTGTCCACTGCACAGGACCGCAGGGAACGCAAGATGAGAGACGAGATGAGGGAAAGGGCCAGGTCACAG TCGCTGCCCTGCACCTGTGGCATGTCCCAGACCAGGACCATGCTATTAGACGGGACCTACAGCGAGGCGGACACTAACAGCCTGGCCGGCTACACCTCAGGAACTATGGGGCCCGAGGAGGACATGGATATGCCCCGCGACATGATGACTGAGAAGCAGCCTCCTGGAGAACATACAGTGGTCCACCTGTCTGCCAGCAGCGAGTCAACGACAACCAAGAAGAAAGGCATCAGGGCCCTCAATATTATCCAGAATACACACACCATCGACAAGTACTCCAGGATGTTATTCCCTGGCTCCTATATCCTATTCAACATAATCTACTGGTGTTCATACTGTTTAGGAGCGTAG